A single region of the Dehalobacter sp. 12DCB1 genome encodes:
- a CDS encoding Crp/Fnr family transcriptional regulator has protein sequence MYTVDSCVYLQWVDPPVGENVIDHAMSKGIKMLYKKGTTILHEGEMVHNAHFVSKGWAAYYLHNLHGESRIACLVGPKRVFGLGPTFDKLPINFSVKAIEDCEIYLVSRADLIQAMVDDLELGIEMVANVTKRLRCVFEGANIFSSLSSPRERLIYFFVSLLQSRECKEHGDWFELPVNLSHERIGEIIGASRVTISRIISKYKITGKLKSCKNKLYVHRELILEEYGEIGI, from the coding sequence ATGTATACTGTTGATTCTTGTGTGTACTTACAATGGGTGGACCCGCCTGTTGGCGAGAACGTCATAGATCATGCGATGAGTAAAGGAATTAAAATGTTATATAAAAAAGGAACGACCATTCTGCATGAAGGGGAGATGGTGCATAATGCACACTTTGTATCCAAAGGCTGGGCTGCTTATTACTTGCACAATCTCCACGGAGAGTCAAGAATTGCCTGCTTGGTTGGTCCCAAAAGAGTATTCGGCTTAGGACCAACATTTGATAAGCTGCCGATTAATTTTAGTGTTAAAGCGATTGAGGATTGCGAGATCTATTTGGTTTCAAGGGCCGATCTGATCCAAGCAATGGTCGATGACTTAGAGTTAGGAATTGAAATGGTCGCCAACGTAACCAAGAGATTACGGTGTGTTTTTGAAGGTGCTAATATTTTTTCTTCTTTGTCATCTCCAAGAGAAAGGCTTATTTATTTTTTTGTATCCTTGCTTCAATCCCGGGAATGTAAAGAACACGGAGATTGGTTTGAACTGCCGGTGAATTTGTCCCACGAGCGGATAGGAGAAATTATCGGGGCCTCAAGGGTTACAATATCTCGAATCATCAGTAAGTATAAAATTACAGGTAAACTAAAAAGTTGTAA
- a CDS encoding trigger factor codes for MKQFELGQYKGLNLESFDVSVKEDEMKEAMDGILKSLDEIRVEKRNEPIEIGDSVIVNIVGTEMGMPYPKVKEDGLQFKVGDDNVLPEFSAKLLGQKMGDTVVFDTTIQPVLIEFQALWGREITFSIEIIKVFMIQKPELTDESIQEIEPKVKTLQGFKKMLKNKILQEKRARAHVANMSKVMGAVAENCKYEFDQEILDQAAEDLYQDYTRELKNVFNMELVVYLMQRKMSSDELLAECKEEAARRMLGEKILDAVIQAEGIRLTDGESVDEGERLENCKDIQSLRKKAMDFLLHVNLAQ; via the coding sequence ATGAAACAATTTGAACTTGGACAGTATAAAGGATTAAATCTCGAAAGTTTTGATGTATCAGTTAAAGAGGATGAAATGAAGGAAGCGATGGACGGTATTTTGAAATCTTTGGACGAAATACGCGTCGAGAAAAGGAATGAACCGATTGAAATAGGCGATTCTGTGATTGTAAATATTGTGGGAACAGAGATGGGTATGCCTTATCCGAAAGTGAAAGAAGACGGCTTACAATTCAAGGTGGGTGACGATAATGTTTTACCGGAGTTTTCAGCTAAGCTGCTCGGACAGAAGATGGGCGATACCGTCGTTTTTGATACGACAATACAACCAGTCTTAATTGAATTCCAAGCCTTATGGGGGCGTGAGATCACATTCTCCATCGAAATCATTAAAGTATTTATGATTCAAAAGCCGGAATTGACAGATGAAAGCATTCAAGAGATTGAGCCGAAGGTAAAAACGCTGCAGGGATTCAAGAAAATGCTGAAGAATAAAATCCTTCAGGAAAAAAGGGCTAGAGCACACGTTGCGAATATGAGTAAAGTCATGGGGGCAGTGGCCGAGAACTGCAAGTACGAATTTGATCAGGAGATATTAGATCAAGCAGCAGAGGATTTGTATCAGGATTATACCAGGGAACTGAAAAATGTTTTCAACATGGAACTCGTCGTTTACTTAATGCAAAGAAAGATGTCCTCAGATGAGCTGTTGGCTGAGTGTAAGGAGGAAGCCGCAAGAAGAATGCTTGGAGAAAAAATTTTAGACGCTGTAATCCAAGCAGAAGGAATCCGGCTTACAGACGGAGAAAGCGTAGATGAAGGAGAGAGACTGGAAAACTGTAAAGACATCCAGTCTCTGCGCAAAAAAGCAATGGATTTTTTGCTGCATGTGAATTTAGCACAATAG